TTTCCTTTTTCCGGGTGCGTCATGGTAAACAGGATGAGAAGATCAGCGACAGGCCCACTAGTCACCCAGGACTTACGACCGTTAATTACGTAATGCGTTCCTGCCGCGTTGAGTACTGCGCGACTGCTCATAGTCGCGGCATCACTCCCGCTCATTGGTTCAGTCAGGCTATATGCGCCGATTTTTTCGCCACTAGCAACAGGGACGAGAAACTGCTGCTTCTGAGATTCGGTACCGAACGCCAGTAGGGCATGGCAATATAGCGAATTGTTTACACTCAGGATCGTACTATGGCTGGCATCAGCCCGGGCGACTTCAATCATGGTGATTGCATATGCGAGCGTGTCCATCCCTGCCCCACCATACTCCTCAGGGACTTCGATACCCATCAGCCCCAGCCGGCCCATCTCTTTGATAGTCTCCATTGGAAACTCACCGGACTCGTCAAACCGCTCGGCGATGGGCTTTATCTTGTCCTCCGCGAAACGTCGTACCATGGCCCGCAGCGCTTCATGTTCTTCAGTCATCGTGAGGATGAGCTCCGAACCGGACGACTCGATCACACTCATAAAACTATCCTCCGCTGAATTTCGAGAAGTAAGTGTATTTGCTCCGATTATAGCACCGCCGATTCGACTTAACTGAGCGGTTTTTTAGCGGGGATCCCCGGTTTGCGCGGATAGGTGTTCGGGGTCGAGCGTTCCTTGCGAATGACGATGAGATAATGAGGTTCGGGAACGCCGGGCAGTAAGACCTCAACCAGCTTGTCTGTAACACCGCCCAACGTTTCAAGCGCCGAACGCGAAGAGTCAAGCTCTTCCCTGGCCGTTACCCCCTTCATGGCGACGCATACACCCCCCACTTTCGCGAGCGGAAGCAGGTATTCGAGGAGTATTGGTAGTCGTGCAACCGCCCGCGCGACCACAACATCATAGGTTCCCCGCTGATGAGGGAGATGTCCGGCATCTTCTGCGCGGGCGTTGAGTGCGACGATCCGCTGCAGGCCAAGAGTCTGTGCGACATGGCTCAGGAAGGCAGTCTTTTTCCCCGTGGACTCAATGAGTGTGGAATACAGTCCCTCCACTGCAATGTGCAGCGGTAGCCCAGGGAATCCCGCGCCAGTTCCAACATCTGCGACCCGCATCCCCTTGTTAAGTTCCACAGCCTTTAGCACGGTTAGCGAATCAAGATGATGGCGCACTGTAACCGCTTCGGGATCTGTGATCGCAGTCAGATTAGTGTGGCTGTTCCACGCAAGCAGTTCTTCCGTGAAGCGATCAAAGAGCGTAATTTGCGTGTCCGTAAGAGGCAGACCAAGCAACTCAGCGGCATAGGTTCTCAGGTTCACGGGAACGTATATTCGACGGTCGTGCTTGTCGGGTTGGACGAAACGGTGAAGTCGCAGTTACCCGCGATTTGTTCATTGCCGGTACCCGGGCCAAAGTCATCGTATCCGTCCGTTATCGCATTGGCCCATGTCACCTTATAGCCGATGTAGTACGTATCGGGGCGCGCTTTGCCGAGATCGACATAGTAAAACACGTACCAGTTCGTTCCTCGCTTCTGGATCGGAGTACGTGTGACAGGCTGAACGAACGAATTGCCGAAGTACTGTACTTCATACTGGGCATTGTCGATGTGGGCCTGCACCTGCTCAGCCGTCTTGGCAAACCATGACCAGAAGATCACGATCCGGTCTGTATCATAAATCACGCCGGGGAGTGCGACCGGGTACTGATTGCATTCGGCGAAGATCAGACCAGCGGTCTGCTGACGCGGAATGCTAAAGTCCCGAGGGCCGATGACTACGGCGGTTTGTGCGCGAGGATTGTACCCAGGGTTAAGCTCACCGCCGAAAGGCGACAGAATCGGCGTCACGGCGATTGCGTCAGGTGTTCCGGCGGTTCCTGCACCACCCAGATCCGAGCTTGATCCCAGCGGGTTCTGTGCAGCAGCACAGCCGTCCTGAAGGTCATTGACCGTCGTGGAGTAGAGTTTTCGCGTGGCATCACTCTCACGAGCAATCGACACAGCAATGCTTCCGACTTGTCCTGCCGGGACGGTGCCACCCACATACGTTACCACTTCGCTGAACGCGTAACTTCCGTTCACGATCGCCCGACGCAGGCCGGAGAGCGCGGTGCCCGTCCCCCCAACTGCCGAGTACAGCTGATAGTAGACATCATACCCGGCCTGCATCTGACCGGTAAAATTCACCACGCCTGAGTCAAGACACGCGACATAGAAGATCGCCACATTCGATGTAGGCCCGGTCACTGTCGGAACGGCCGTTGCCGTCTGTGCATTGGCCAGCGGAACAGCAAACGATAATAGTAGAGCCAGCGCAAGCCATCGGGCTATGGATTTCATGGTACGTTCTCCCGCTTCATTTACAATTGCTGCCGCCTATGGTACACGATTTGGGCGAAAAACTCAGCCTTCAGCCCACATTCGCGGGGTAAACGTCATATTCCGCTTGACACTTCCTGAACCTCTGCTATACTGCGCTGAATGATTTGCCGACGTGGCGGAATTGGCAGACGCGCTACGTTCAGGGCGTAGTTCCCTTACGGGAGTGTGGGTTCGACTCCCACCGTCGGCACAGATCAAACCCGATACAGACGTGTCGGGTTTTTGTTTGGTCGTTTTTACTTGCCTCCATCTGTCATGTACAATGATTGTATGGACTCTTCCTCCCCTCCCTCACGTTCACGCCCGGCGTCACAATCGCGTACGCCCCGCACAACGCAGAACCCGGCTCAGCTTTCCAGCCTCCAGGTTATGTTTGCGGTTGTGCTTGCGGTCGGCTTGCTGCTGACCATAAATTTCAGTACGCGGATAGCCGCTGGACGGCCTCTCCTTGACGCTTATGAGGCCGTAAAAACTGAAATCACTCAGCTTGAGCTTGAGCAGCAACTACTACTTGAGGAACGTGATTATTCCTTGAGCGATTACTATGTCGAAAACTGGGCGCGAGGTCGCGGCAAAATGATCAAGCCCGGCGATAAGCTGTTCGTTCCTATACCCTCAAATACGACCGCAATCGAAGCGCCGCTCGCCATCACGCCAGGTGAATTCGATTCAGGCGCCGACCAGCCCGAAAACTGGGAACTTTGGTGGGGATTATTTCTAGATAGTCCGCCTCCAGACCTGAATCCTTAAGCCAACCTCGAAAGGACGCTCCGTGAAGCGTTTATGCATTTTGCTTCTTCTCCTGATTGCAGCTCTCCCTGAACCCGTATATGGCCAGGCTCCCGGACTGGTGAGCATTGACATAAGTGCAGGCTTTGCAGGTCGATTTCGCGACAGCGGCTGGACGCCCGTTCTCATTCGAATTGAGAATAATGGCACCCGCAATTTTGCAGGCGAACTCATCATTCGCCCTGAGCGCTCGCGTGGGGTCATCAACCCAGTCAGTTCT
The DNA window shown above is from Candidatus Flexicrinis proximus and carries:
- the rsmG gene encoding 16S rRNA (guanine(527)-N(7))-methyltransferase RsmG; translated protein: MNLRTYAAELLGLPLTDTQITLFDRFTEELLAWNSHTNLTAITDPEAVTVRHHLDSLTVLKAVELNKGMRVADVGTGAGFPGLPLHIAVEGLYSTLIESTGKKTAFLSHVAQTLGLQRIVALNARAEDAGHLPHQRGTYDVVVARAVARLPILLEYLLPLAKVGGVCVAMKGVTAREELDSSRSALETLGGVTDKLVEVLLPGVPEPHYLIVIRKERSTPNTYPRKPGIPAKKPLS